GTGGTGGCGGAAGCTTCGGCGAAAAGCGGCGCGCTCATCACGGCGCGGTTCGCCCTCGAACAGGGAAGGGAGGTGATGGCCGTTCCGGGAAGCCCCGTGTTTCCCCACACGGAGGGGAGCAACCGGCTCCTCATGGAGGGGGCCGCGATGGTCACCGGGGCGTCGGACGTGCTCCTGGCTCTTGGTGTTGGAGGGGAGGGTTTCGTGCCGTCGCCGGATGCGGGCGGCGAGAGGCCGGAAGGGACAGGGGATCTCGAGCGGCGGATCCTGCGGTTCCTGTCCGTGGAGCGTCACGTGAACGAAATCGCCGTTTCCCTGGAGATCCCCGTGCAGGAGCTCTTGCCCTGTCTCCTGGATATGGAGTGGAGAAAATTGCTTGCAAGGCGGAGCGGGGACTATTATAAAACCATGTCGAAATCCGGAAGGCCCGTGCGCGATGGCGCATAGGGTGCCGCCCCAGGAGGAAGAATGGCCAAGGCGCTCGTCATCGTCGAATCCCCGGCGAAAGCCAGGACGATAAAGAAGATCCTCGGGCGGGGCTACCAGGTCCTGCCCTCCATGGGGCACGTGATGGATCTTCCGAAAAGCCGTCTGGGCGTGGACATCGAAAAAGGATTCGTCCCTAAATACATCGTCATCAAGGACCGCAAAAAAGTGCTCTCCGAGATCCTTGACGCCTCCCGCTCGGTGAAGACGGTCTACCTCGCTCCCGACCCGGACCGCGAAGGGGAGGCGATCGCCTGGCACATCGCCGAGGCGATCCGGGAAGGCGGCGCGCGCGGCCGGAAGAGGAAGATAGGGGAAGCGGCGCCCCCCCCCGCCGAAGTCCGGCGGGTCCTCTTCCACGAGATCACGAAGAAGGGGGTCGCCCAGGGGATGGCGGACCCCCGTTCCCTCGACAGGAACAAGTTCGACTCTCAGCAGGCCAGGCGCATTCTCGACCGCATCGTGGGCTACTCCCTGAGTCCCCTTCTCTGGAAGAAGGTCAGGCGCGGTCTCTCGGCGGGGAGGGTCCAGTCCGTCGCCGTGAAGATCATATGGGAAAGGGAGAAGCAGATCGTCTCTTTCGTCCCCGAGGAGTACTGGTCGCTCACCGCGCGCTTCGCGGGCAGCGTGCCCCCCGAGTTCCCCGCGAAGCTTGTGGAGGCGGGGGGAGAGAAGGTGAGGCTCCGGACGGGGGAGGAGACTCTCACCTTTCGGAAAGCCGTGGAGAACGGCCCGTTCCGGGTCCGGGAGATCCGCAAGAAGATGCGGCGGCGAACCCCCCCCCCGCCGTTCACGACCTCCAAGCTCCAGCAGGAGGGGGCGAGGAAGCTCCGCATGCCCTCCTACCGCACGATGATGGTCGCCCAATCCCTCTACGAGGGAGTCGACGTCCCCGACGCGGGGCTCGTGGGCCTCATCACGTACATGCGGACGGACTCCGTCCGGGTGGCGGACGAGGCGGTGGCCGCGGCGCGCGACACCATCCGGAAGGCGCACGGCGAGTCCTATCTGCCGCCGGCTCCCCACGCCTACCGGAACCGAAAGTCCGCGCAAGACGCCCACGAGGCGATTCGCCCCACGTCGATGGAGTTCCCGCCGGCGAAGGTCAAGCCGATCCTGAGCCGCGACCAGTACCGCTTGTACGAGCTGATCTGGAACCGGTTCGTCGCCTCCCAGATGGCGGCCGCGGAGTTCGAGCAGACCGCGATCGACATCCTCTGCGAACCTTCCACCCCTCCGGCCGCCGGCTACCTGTTCCGGGCGACGGGGTCGATCCCGCGGTTCCTCGGGTATCTCGAACTGTACCAGGAGGGAAACGGGGAGAGGACCGGTCCTGCCGGGGAGCAGGAGGAGGAAAAGGACGAAGAGAAGGGGGAGGGAAACATCCTGCCCGTCCTTGGCGAGGGGGAGTCCCTCGTGCTCCGGGAACTCGTGGACGCGCAGCACTTCACCCAGCCGGCCCCCCGGTTTACCGAAAGTTCCCTCATCAAGGAGCTGGAGGAGCAGGGGATCGGGCGGCCGTCCACGTACGCCTCGATCGTCAAGACGATCCGGGATCGCGGGTACGTCGGGATGGAGGACAGGAAGTTTCTCCCCACGGACCTCGGCCGGATCGTCACGGAGCTCCTCGAGGAGTCCTTTCCGAACGTGATGGATGTCGCCTTCACCGCCCGGATGGAGGAGGAGCTCGACCAGATCGAGGAGGGGGAGCGCGAGATGGGCCGGGCGCTCGACGATTTCTACCGGCCGTTCTCGGAGGAGCTCGAGCGCGCGAAGAGCGCGATGCCCGAACTCAAGGAAGAGCTCATCGCCACGGGGATCCCCTGCCCGTCGTGCGGCGGGGAGATGGTAATCCGGTTCGGGCGGGCGGGGAAGTTCCTCGCCTGCCGGAATTACCCCCAGTGCCGACACACGGCGAACTTCCGGGAGACTCCCGGGGGAGGCGTGGAGCTTGCCCCCGACGAGGAGGCGGGCGTTGCGTGCGACAAGTGCGGCAAAGCGATGGTCGTCCGCCGCTGGAAGGGATCCCGGTACATCGGCTGTTCCGGCTACCCCGAGTGCCGCAACAGCCGCCCGTACGGGACCGGGGTGGGATGTCCCGAGTGCGGCGAGGGGGAGATGGTGGAACGGTCCTCCCGGGCGGGGAAAATGTTCTACAGCTGCTCCCGCTACCCGGAATGCCGGTTCGCCTCGTGGAGCCGGCCCGTGGAGGGACCGTGCCCGGTCTGCGGCTACCCCGCGATGGCGGAGAAGGTCAGAAAAGGCGGGCGGACGGAGATCGTCTGTCTGCGCAAGGGGTGCAAGGGGAAGAAGGCGGAAGAACCCCTTACCGGGACCGGGTGACCCCCGTCCCGCGAAGGAACCGGACATGAAGGAATACATACTCGTAGTCGACGACGAGCAGAGCCTTCGGCAGTTCCTCGAGATCTTCCTCGAGAAGGAGGGGTACGAGGTCGACACGGCCGCCTCCCTCGAGGAGGCGGAACAGGCCATCGGCAGGAACGTCTACGACCTCGTTCTGACCGACCTGCGGATGTCCGGCGAGGACGACGGCCTCAAGGTCCTTCGGGCGGCGATCCAGAAGAACCCGTCCACCGAGGTGGTGGTGATGACCGCCTACGCCGAGCACAAGTCGGCGGTCGAGGCGATGAAGCTTGGGGCCTACGATTACGTCGACAAGGACGCGCTCAACCTCGGGGCCGACTGCATCACCAAGCCGTTCGACCTCGGCCAGATGCGCGATTTCATCCGGAAGGCGATCGCCCGCAAGGAGACGGCGGAAATCCGCACCCGGGCCCTTCGGGAAGAAGTTCTGGAAACCTCGGTCTACGAGGGGATCGTCGGCCGCTGCGAGGCGATGCTCAAGATCTTCGAGATGATCGAGCGGGTCGCGCCCACCAACGCCAACGTGATGATCATGGGGGAAAGCGGGACCGGGAAGGAACTGGTCGCCGCGGCCCTGCACTCCCGGAGCGACCGGCGGGATTTCCCGTTCGTCCCCATCAACTGCGCCGCCATCCCCGAAACGCTGATGGAGAGCGAGCTCTTCGGCCACATGCGCGGCGCCTTCACC
The window above is part of the Candidatus Deferrimicrobiaceae bacterium genome. Proteins encoded here:
- the topA gene encoding type I DNA topoisomerase, whose translation is MAKALVIVESPAKARTIKKILGRGYQVLPSMGHVMDLPKSRLGVDIEKGFVPKYIVIKDRKKVLSEILDASRSVKTVYLAPDPDREGEAIAWHIAEAIREGGARGRKRKIGEAAPPPAEVRRVLFHEITKKGVAQGMADPRSLDRNKFDSQQARRILDRIVGYSLSPLLWKKVRRGLSAGRVQSVAVKIIWEREKQIVSFVPEEYWSLTARFAGSVPPEFPAKLVEAGGEKVRLRTGEETLTFRKAVENGPFRVREIRKKMRRRTPPPPFTTSKLQQEGARKLRMPSYRTMMVAQSLYEGVDVPDAGLVGLITYMRTDSVRVADEAVAAARDTIRKAHGESYLPPAPHAYRNRKSAQDAHEAIRPTSMEFPPAKVKPILSRDQYRLYELIWNRFVASQMAAAEFEQTAIDILCEPSTPPAAGYLFRATGSIPRFLGYLELYQEGNGERTGPAGEQEEEKDEEKGEGNILPVLGEGESLVLRELVDAQHFTQPAPRFTESSLIKELEEQGIGRPSTYASIVKTIRDRGYVGMEDRKFLPTDLGRIVTELLEESFPNVMDVAFTARMEEELDQIEEGEREMGRALDDFYRPFSEELERAKSAMPELKEELIATGIPCPSCGGEMVIRFGRAGKFLACRNYPQCRHTANFRETPGGGVELAPDEEAGVACDKCGKAMVVRRWKGSRYIGCSGYPECRNSRPYGTGVGCPECGEGEMVERSSRAGKMFYSCSRYPECRFASWSRPVEGPCPVCGYPAMAEKVRKGGRTEIVCLRKGCKGKKAEEPLTGTG